A genomic stretch from Prochlorococcus marinus str. MIT 9312 includes:
- a CDS encoding prephenate/arogenate dehydrogenase — MKIGIVGLGLIGGSLGLKLQSINHTIYGIANNEFNEKKAKDKKLANFVSCDLSLLKKCELIILALPIKDLISPSQKLVSSIPQATILTDVGSVKEPIVNTWENLHPLFIGSHPMAGTEKKGVDSGFEGLFKNAKWIITPTQNSDLNAVRTISEIIKSMDCEICQASPKEHDEAVSLISHLPIFLASALIETAHTKNNQSLLDLTQKLAATGFADTSRVGGGNEQLGLDLAINNQINVLNSINNFKNKLNILESLIKEKNWELLSNKLAEAKENRQNFIN; from the coding sequence ATGAAAATTGGAATAGTAGGATTAGGTTTAATTGGGGGTTCTTTAGGATTAAAACTCCAAAGTATAAATCATACAATTTATGGAATAGCAAATAATGAATTTAATGAAAAAAAAGCTAAGGATAAAAAACTTGCAAATTTTGTTAGTTGTGATCTGAGCTTATTAAAAAAATGTGAGCTAATAATTTTGGCATTGCCTATCAAAGATTTGATCAGTCCGTCTCAAAAATTGGTATCATCAATACCTCAGGCAACAATACTAACTGATGTAGGATCTGTTAAAGAACCAATTGTAAATACATGGGAAAATTTACATCCTCTATTTATTGGATCTCATCCAATGGCAGGAACAGAAAAAAAAGGAGTTGATTCAGGTTTTGAAGGTCTTTTTAAAAATGCAAAATGGATTATTACTCCAACACAAAATAGTGATTTAAATGCAGTGAGAACAATTTCCGAGATCATAAAATCAATGGATTGTGAAATTTGCCAAGCTTCGCCAAAAGAGCATGATGAAGCAGTATCTCTAATTTCTCATCTTCCTATATTTTTAGCTTCTGCCCTAATTGAAACTGCGCATACAAAAAATAATCAATCTTTATTAGATCTCACGCAAAAATTAGCTGCTACAGGATTTGCTGACACTTCGAGAGTTGGTGGCGGCAATGAACAACTAGGCCTAGATTTAGCTATTAATAATCAGATTAATGTTTTAAATTCCATAAATAATTTTAAAAATAAGCTGAATATACTGGAATCGCTTATTAAAGAAAAAAATTGGGAGTTACTTTCTAACAAACTGGCTGAAGCAAAAGAAAACAGACAAAATTTTATAAACTAA
- the larE gene encoding ATP-dependent sacrificial sulfur transferase LarE — MFNQLEILSDEQSEKLYTIRRYIKNLDSVCIAYSGGVDSTLVASLAFEQLGSKAIAITGISPALANTLREDARSQAKWIGVKHLEIQTSELEQSSYSENPKDRCFACKKELHKHTTYLSKKFNYKIVLDGVNLDDLKDHRPGIQAAKKAGVISPLAKFKFSKQDIRDISRALGFPWWDKPAQPCLSSRFPYGNEITSERLKMVEKAEEYLKEGGLSEVRVRCQGLTARIEIPQDELKHFFIKYNLSDLVQYFSHLGFNCTSLDLEGLISGKLNR, encoded by the coding sequence ATGTTCAATCAACTAGAAATTCTCTCTGATGAACAAAGTGAAAAACTTTATACAATTAGAAGATACATTAAGAATCTGGATAGTGTTTGTATTGCTTATTCAGGAGGAGTTGATAGTACATTGGTAGCATCATTAGCGTTCGAGCAATTAGGCAGTAAAGCAATCGCAATTACTGGGATTTCTCCTGCACTAGCCAATACACTTCGTGAAGATGCAAGAAGTCAAGCAAAATGGATTGGAGTAAAGCATTTAGAAATTCAAACATCAGAATTAGAACAATCAAGTTACAGTGAAAATCCCAAAGACAGATGCTTTGCATGCAAAAAAGAGCTTCACAAACATACAACCTATTTGTCTAAAAAATTTAATTACAAGATTGTTTTAGATGGAGTTAATCTTGATGATCTTAAAGATCATAGGCCAGGTATACAAGCCGCAAAAAAAGCAGGAGTTATTTCGCCTCTTGCAAAGTTTAAATTTTCAAAACAAGATATTAGGGATATATCAAGAGCATTAGGTTTCCCTTGGTGGGATAAACCTGCTCAACCTTGCTTGTCATCAAGATTTCCTTATGGCAATGAAATAACTAGTGAGAGGCTAAAAATGGTTGAGAAAGCAGAAGAATACCTCAAAGAAGGTGGTTTATCTGAAGTTAGAGTAAGATGTCAGGGCTTAACAGCAAGAATAGAAATTCCTCAAGATGAATTAAAGCATTTTTTTATAAAATATAATCTTAGTGATTTGGTTCAATATTTTTCCCATTTAGGATTTAATTGCACAAGTTTAGATCTTGAAGGATTAATAAGCGGAAAATTAAATAGATGA
- a CDS encoding ThiF family adenylyltransferase — protein sequence MSKDIKFNCLNSDEEERYQKHLTLKEIGYEGQIDIKNSSVLCIGAGGLGSSVLLYLTASGIGEIGIVDNDHVEKSNLQRQIIHETNNIGNLKIDSARERMRKLNPNSKLITFAERINPKNALEIIRQFDIICDCSDNFSTRYLINDACLILKKPLVFGSVQGFEGQVSVFNLHEKSPNLRDLLPESPSKNNVPSCAEYGVVGVSTGLIGILQVNEIIKIILKKGEILDGKILIFDLLNMNMKKLNLKGDQINKRIKNLSQFVDFYCEDECSDKNKINRINANDFNSLYKAKPNKILLIDVRENEEFSNSAIEGSISIPLSHLSQKPDLEFIQKESLIKEVFTICKSGKRSEKASKILSKFKIKSRSIEGGIEKVKKLLCN from the coding sequence ATGTCCAAAGATATCAAATTTAATTGCCTAAACTCAGATGAAGAAGAAAGATATCAAAAACATTTAACTCTCAAAGAAATAGGTTATGAGGGTCAAATAGATATTAAAAACAGTTCAGTATTATGTATTGGCGCAGGCGGGCTTGGATCTTCTGTTTTACTTTACCTGACGGCATCAGGAATTGGAGAAATTGGAATAGTAGATAATGATCACGTTGAGAAGTCTAATCTACAAAGACAGATAATCCATGAAACAAATAATATTGGTAATCTTAAAATTGATTCTGCACGGGAAAGAATGAGAAAATTGAATCCTAATTCTAAATTAATAACTTTTGCTGAAAGAATTAATCCTAAAAATGCCCTAGAAATAATTCGACAATTTGATATTATTTGTGATTGCTCAGATAACTTTAGCACTAGATATTTGATAAACGATGCGTGTCTGATACTAAAGAAACCTCTAGTCTTTGGCAGTGTACAAGGATTTGAAGGGCAAGTAAGTGTTTTTAATTTACACGAAAAGAGTCCTAATTTAAGAGACTTGCTTCCAGAATCACCCTCAAAAAATAATGTTCCCAGTTGTGCGGAATATGGGGTCGTGGGAGTTTCAACAGGTCTAATAGGCATTCTTCAAGTGAATGAGATAATTAAAATCATTTTAAAAAAAGGTGAAATTTTAGATGGGAAAATTTTGATTTTTGATCTCTTGAATATGAATATGAAAAAATTAAATCTAAAAGGTGATCAAATAAATAAGCGAATCAAAAATCTTTCTCAGTTTGTGGACTTTTATTGTGAAGATGAATGTTCTGATAAAAATAAAATCAACAGAATCAATGCTAATGATTTTAATAGCTTATACAAAGCAAAACCCAACAAAATTCTTTTAATTGATGTTAGGGAAAATGAAGAATTTTCTAATTCTGCAATAGAGGGTTCTATATCAATTCCCCTAAGTCATTTGAGCCAAAAGCCTGACTTAGAATTTATTCAAAAAGAAAGTTTAATTAAAGAGGTTTTCACTATATGCAAATCGGGGAAACGTTCTGAAAAAGCTTCCAAAATCTTGTCTAAATTCAAAATTAAATCGAGATCTATTGAAGGTGGCATTGAAAAGGTAAAAAAATTATTATGCAATTAA
- the crtD gene encoding C-3',4' desaturase CrtD, whose translation MRKSEVIVVGAGIAGLTSAAILSKQGLSVTLIESHTQSGGCAGTFKRKNYIFDVGATQVAGLEKGGIHSRIFEFLDIPSPEAKILDPACIVDLNDGANPIPIWYEKSKWIAEREMQFPGSQRFWKLCTLIHESNWIFANNNPVLPISNFWDFSQVLKALVPSNLVTGILLKSTIFDLLRICGLSKNERLIKFLNLQLKLYSQEDVYNTAALYGSTVLQMCQQPHGLWHLKKSMQSLSESLEGSLIKTGVNLIFGQEVNSITFDNVNMCWKVSANSKKKSFIYQAKDVIYTAPPQSLLKHLKDPLERKKNYKNRLNNLPNPSGAIVFYSALKKEHIKKTFSNHYQFVSKEFCSLFVSISDDGDGRAPKGEVTLIASIFAKTKDWFDLDKQTYLKKKNSFMKKISLELESQFDIDPEKWLHRELATPLGFEKWTKRPNGIVGGLGQKPDIFGLFGLSSRTPFEGLWLCGDSIYPGEGTAGVSQSALMVSRQILASKGIKNFSL comes from the coding sequence ATGAGAAAGTCTGAAGTTATTGTTGTAGGCGCCGGTATAGCAGGACTTACTTCTGCAGCGATTTTATCAAAACAAGGCTTATCAGTAACTTTAATCGAATCTCATACTCAATCCGGAGGATGTGCCGGTACTTTTAAAAGAAAGAATTATATTTTTGATGTTGGTGCAACTCAGGTTGCGGGTTTAGAGAAGGGAGGAATACATTCTAGAATTTTTGAATTTTTAGATATTCCATCCCCAGAAGCCAAAATTTTAGACCCTGCTTGCATTGTTGATTTAAATGATGGTGCTAATCCTATACCTATTTGGTATGAAAAAAGTAAATGGATTGCTGAACGAGAAATGCAGTTTCCTGGGAGTCAAAGATTTTGGAAACTTTGTACTCTCATACATGAAAGTAATTGGATATTTGCTAATAATAATCCTGTATTACCAATAAGTAATTTTTGGGATTTTTCTCAAGTTCTTAAAGCACTAGTACCTTCAAACCTTGTCACAGGTATCTTACTTAAATCTACTATTTTTGATTTATTGCGGATATGTGGATTATCTAAGAATGAACGATTGATTAAATTCTTAAATCTTCAACTAAAACTTTATTCTCAAGAGGACGTTTATAATACTGCAGCTTTATATGGATCTACTGTTCTTCAGATGTGTCAACAGCCACATGGTCTGTGGCATCTTAAAAAATCTATGCAGTCTTTAAGTGAATCATTAGAAGGTTCATTGATTAAAACTGGAGTTAATTTAATTTTTGGGCAAGAAGTTAATTCTATAACTTTTGACAACGTAAATATGTGTTGGAAAGTATCTGCTAATTCGAAAAAAAAATCATTTATTTACCAAGCAAAAGATGTGATTTATACCGCGCCTCCACAATCTTTACTCAAGCATTTGAAAGATCCTTTAGAACGAAAAAAAAATTATAAAAATCGACTTAATAATTTGCCTAATCCAAGTGGAGCTATAGTTTTTTATTCAGCATTAAAAAAAGAACATATTAAAAAAACATTCTCCAATCATTATCAATTTGTTTCGAAAGAATTTTGTTCGTTATTTGTATCAATTAGTGATGATGGTGATGGAAGAGCGCCAAAAGGTGAGGTTACTTTAATTGCGAGTATCTTTGCCAAGACTAAAGATTGGTTTGATCTAGATAAACAAACTTACTTAAAGAAGAAAAATAGTTTCATGAAAAAAATATCGCTTGAATTGGAAAGTCAATTTGATATTGATCCTGAAAAATGGCTTCATAGGGAATTAGCAACTCCATTGGGCTTTGAAAAATGGACAAAAAGACCTAATGGAATAGTAGGCGGGCTTGGTCAAAAACCAGATATTTTTGGTTTATTTGGATTATCAAGTAGGACACCTTTTGAAGGTTTATGGCTATGTGGAGATTCTATTTATCCAGGAGAGGGGACTGCAGGTGTTAGTCAGTCTGCATTAATGGTTTCAAGGCAAATTTTAGCTTCCAAAGGTATAAAAAATTTTAGTTTATAA
- a CDS encoding cob(I)yrinic acid a,c-diamide adenosyltransferase: MTNNIRNRGIGIVTASDSQERLKGQLHIYDGEGKGKSQAALGVVLRTIGLGICEKRQSRVLLLRFLKGPERPYDEDSAIEALQRGFPHLIDHVRTGRSEFFAADQVTKFDIGEAERGWNIAKGAIASSLYSVVVLDELNPVLDLGMLDIKEVVDSLQSRPDGLEIIITGRAAPPSLVRISQLHSEMRPRLSGDLSKITGQRRFNGGIEIYTGEGKGKSTSALGKALQAIGKGISQDKSHRVLILQWLKGGNGYTEDAAIDALRESYPHLVDHLRSGRDAIVWRGQQQPIDYVEAERAWEIAKAAILSGLYKTIILDELNPTVDLELLPVESIHQTLLKKPAETEVVITGRCKNEPSYFELADIYSEMVCHKHYANVGVDLKRGVDY; this comes from the coding sequence TTGACGAATAACATTAGAAATCGAGGTATTGGAATTGTCACAGCAAGTGACAGTCAAGAGAGATTAAAAGGTCAATTACATATTTATGATGGCGAAGGTAAGGGTAAAAGTCAGGCTGCTTTAGGTGTTGTGCTGAGGACGATAGGTTTAGGAATATGCGAAAAAAGACAGTCCAGAGTACTACTTCTTAGATTTTTAAAAGGTCCTGAGAGACCATATGATGAGGATTCTGCTATAGAGGCCTTGCAGAGAGGATTCCCACACTTAATTGACCACGTAAGGACAGGAAGATCGGAATTCTTTGCTGCTGACCAGGTGACAAAGTTTGATATTGGTGAGGCTGAGAGAGGTTGGAATATTGCTAAAGGTGCAATTGCTAGTTCTCTCTATTCAGTAGTTGTGCTTGATGAGCTGAATCCAGTTCTTGACTTAGGAATGCTTGATATCAAGGAAGTAGTTGATTCTCTTCAAAGTCGTCCTGATGGATTGGAAATAATTATTACAGGAAGGGCAGCCCCTCCTTCTTTGGTAAGAATATCGCAACTCCATTCAGAAATGAGACCGAGACTAAGTGGAGACTTATCAAAAATAACAGGACAAAGGAGATTTAATGGTGGAATTGAGATTTATACAGGTGAGGGAAAAGGGAAATCCACAAGTGCACTTGGCAAGGCTCTTCAAGCAATTGGTAAAGGAATATCTCAAGATAAAAGTCATAGAGTTTTAATATTACAGTGGTTAAAAGGTGGAAATGGTTATACCGAAGATGCTGCCATAGATGCTTTGAGAGAAAGTTACCCACATTTGGTAGATCATTTGCGTTCAGGAAGAGATGCAATCGTTTGGAGAGGTCAGCAACAACCAATTGATTATGTTGAGGCTGAAAGAGCATGGGAAATTGCTAAAGCTGCTATTTTGAGTGGTTTGTATAAAACAATTATTTTGGATGAATTGAATCCAACTGTTGATTTAGAGTTACTGCCTGTGGAATCAATACATCAAACGCTCTTAAAAAAACCAGCAGAAACAGAAGTTGTTATTACTGGGAGATGTAAAAATGAACCTTCATACTTTGAACTTGCTGATATTTACTCTGAAATGGTCTGTCATAAGCATTATGCAAATGTTGGAGTTGATTTAAAAAGAGGGGTAGATTACTAA
- the speD gene encoding adenosylmethionine decarboxylase: MEVPKKNQNFSSFSNDEKLVYQSKHLLLELYRCDYEKLNDESFLRCTLNRAAKLAKATVLNLISNKFEPQGVTAIALLAESHISIHTWPESNYSAVDIFTCGQNMMPELASQYLIEALKAEEHYLRAIERNPPEAVLQEIRTAV; the protein is encoded by the coding sequence ATGGAAGTCCCAAAAAAAAATCAAAATTTCAGTTCGTTTAGTAATGATGAAAAATTAGTCTATCAAAGTAAACACCTTTTGTTAGAACTTTATAGATGTGATTATGAAAAATTAAATGATGAATCCTTTTTACGATGTACCTTAAATAGGGCTGCAAAATTAGCAAAGGCAACAGTTCTGAATTTGATAAGTAATAAATTTGAACCTCAAGGAGTTACCGCAATTGCATTACTAGCTGAATCTCATATTTCAATACATACTTGGCCTGAATCTAATTATTCTGCAGTCGACATCTTTACATGTGGTCAAAATATGATGCCAGAACTTGCTAGTCAATATCTAATTGAAGCTTTAAAGGCTGAAGAACATTACTTGCGTGCTATTGAACGAAATCCTCCTGAGGCAGTTCTTCAAGAGATTAGAACGGCTGTTTAG
- a CDS encoding fructosamine kinase family protein, with protein sequence MQKLSPIEINEICEELGETYPKSIEQVHGGDIHSAWRIEFSNKKLFLKRNIRNKKFLEFEKYCLQNLRKYINQENLVIPKVIAYKNIKNIEILLIEWINMHNFDQKKLGKGLGELHLKSAESNPKMFGFPVEGFIGTTDQKKGLEEDWIDCFLNLRIIPQLLILKSTILDKEIINKVKEKIKSELLNHKPINALVHGDLWSGNTGMDESGRGVIFDPASWWADNEVDIAMTKLFGGFRKEFYEEYHRIFPIKNGFEKRIIIYNFYHILNHANMFGGGYLKQVKDYVQAILNM encoded by the coding sequence ATGCAAAAATTATCCCCTATTGAAATTAACGAAATTTGTGAAGAATTAGGTGAAACTTATCCAAAAAGTATTGAACAAGTACATGGTGGTGATATTCATAGTGCCTGGCGAATAGAATTCTCAAACAAAAAATTATTTCTTAAAAGAAACATTAGAAACAAAAAATTTCTTGAATTTGAAAAATATTGTCTTCAAAATTTGAGAAAATATATTAATCAAGAAAACTTAGTTATTCCTAAAGTTATTGCATATAAAAATATAAAAAATATAGAGATTCTATTAATTGAATGGATCAATATGCATAATTTTGACCAAAAAAAGCTTGGAAAAGGTTTAGGTGAATTACACTTAAAATCAGCTGAATCTAATCCCAAAATGTTTGGGTTTCCAGTTGAGGGTTTTATTGGAACTACAGATCAGAAGAAAGGCTTGGAAGAAGATTGGATAGATTGTTTTTTAAACTTAAGGATAATACCTCAATTATTAATTCTTAAATCGACGATTTTAGATAAAGAAATTATAAATAAAGTTAAAGAAAAAATTAAATCAGAATTACTGAATCACAAACCAATAAATGCTCTAGTTCATGGCGATTTGTGGTCGGGCAATACAGGAATGGACGAAAGTGGAAGGGGGGTTATATTTGACCCGGCATCTTGGTGGGCAGATAATGAAGTAGATATAGCTATGACAAAACTATTTGGAGGTTTTAGAAAAGAATTTTATGAAGAATATCATAGAATTTTTCCTATAAAAAACGGATTTGAAAAAAGAATTATTATTTATAATTTTTATCACATATTGAATCACGCCAATATGTTTGGAGGAGGTTACTTAAAACAAGTTAAAGATTACGTACAAGCAATACTCAATATGTAA
- a CDS encoding CAAD domain-containing protein produces MSDNTSESNQDSGSDTSADTKSFSEKYSDVMGKVNQTLGNVDWTQMGKYGKAAGIIAVVIIAQIIIKVVIDTINFFPILPGLLELLGVFVVGQWSWQNLRTSENREAVLDKVQNLKKTYLG; encoded by the coding sequence ATGAGTGACAACACTTCTGAGTCAAATCAAGACTCTGGCTCCGATACAAGCGCCGACACCAAAAGTTTTTCAGAGAAGTATTCTGATGTAATGGGAAAAGTCAACCAAACACTTGGAAATGTTGATTGGACCCAAATGGGAAAATACGGTAAAGCAGCAGGCATTATTGCCGTTGTAATTATCGCCCAAATAATAATCAAAGTTGTCATTGACACGATAAACTTTTTCCCAATTCTTCCAGGTTTACTGGAACTTTTAGGCGTATTTGTTGTTGGGCAATGGAGCTGGCAGAATCTTCGTACCAGTGAAAATCGTGAAGCTGTTTTAGATAAGGTACAAAATCTTAAGAAGACATATTTAGGGTAG
- the recF gene encoding DNA replication/repair protein RecF (All proteins in this family for which functions are known are DNA-binding proteins that assist the filamentation of RecA onto DNA for the initiation of recombination or recombinational repair.), whose protein sequence is MNKCTKKIFLNKLKIKNFRNHKSFEIELKEQRAIVLGCNGVGKSNLLEAVEFLSQLKSNRAISDKDLIENDSDMAVVIGQIDFEDDLKLNLFRKGPKRIYVNESILKKQSEIKNYIRSVCFCSNDINIVRSEPSYRRTWIDKVVFQLEPVYLDLISRFNRLLKQRSHFWRSESFLNSQSSDICESFDMQMSIISTRIFRRRRRALLKIKPYIEYWHNHLSKSKEQIGINYLSGIQNISPEEEEEEVISKKIAEQLLNQRSIEALTGKCNFGPHRDDIEFLINNISVRKYGSSGQQRTFILALKMAELDFLSKTLNVSPILILDDVLAELDITRQNLLLNSVGKDSQCFISATHLDKFNQSFLGSSQMIYL, encoded by the coding sequence ATTAATAAATGCACAAAAAAAATTTTTTTAAATAAATTAAAAATTAAAAATTTTCGGAACCATAAAAGTTTTGAAATTGAACTAAAAGAGCAAAGAGCAATAGTTCTTGGTTGTAATGGTGTTGGCAAGTCAAATTTACTTGAAGCTGTTGAATTTTTAAGTCAATTAAAATCTAATAGAGCAATAAGTGATAAAGACTTAATAGAAAATGATAGTGATATGGCTGTAGTTATAGGACAAATAGATTTTGAAGATGATTTAAAGTTAAATTTATTCCGAAAAGGACCTAAAAGAATTTATGTCAATGAATCAATTTTGAAAAAGCAGAGTGAAATAAAGAATTATATTAGGAGCGTATGTTTCTGTTCTAATGATATAAATATTGTTAGAAGTGAACCCAGTTATCGAAGAACATGGATTGATAAAGTCGTATTTCAACTTGAACCAGTATATTTAGACTTAATAAGTAGATTTAACAGGCTTTTAAAACAAAGAAGTCATTTTTGGCGTTCAGAAAGCTTCCTAAATAGCCAATCCTCAGATATTTGTGAAAGCTTTGATATGCAAATGTCAATAATAAGTACAAGGATTTTCAGGCGCAGAAGAAGGGCTTTATTAAAAATAAAACCATATATTGAATATTGGCATAATCACTTAAGTAAATCTAAAGAGCAAATAGGCATCAATTATCTTTCTGGGATACAAAATATAAGTCCAGAAGAAGAAGAAGAAGAGGTTATTAGTAAGAAAATAGCAGAACAACTATTAAATCAGCGTTCAATCGAAGCTTTGACAGGTAAATGTAATTTTGGACCTCATCGTGATGATATTGAGTTTCTAATTAATAATATTTCAGTTAGAAAATATGGTTCATCTGGTCAGCAAAGAACTTTTATCTTGGCGTTAAAGATGGCTGAATTAGATTTTTTAAGTAAAACATTAAATGTCTCTCCAATACTGATATTGGATGATGTCTTAGCGGAACTTGATATAACTAGACAAAATTTGTTATTAAATTCTGTTGGTAAAGATAGTCAATGCTTTATAAGTGCGACACATCTAGATAAATTTAATCAATCTTTCTTAGGCTCTTCACAAATGATCTATTTATAA